Below is a genomic region from Cloeon dipterum chromosome 2, ieCloDipt1.1, whole genome shotgun sequence.
AGTGGTGACAGTGACACATTCTCTATGGATTACTTATTCATGAGATGCGTtgggagcgagcgagcgcgtgcATGTACACAAAtacatgcaaataaataaataagggAGTGAGAACCGGCGAGAATTTATTCCGACCATcatggtcggtcggtcgggtGGGTCTCTTGTATATCGTTTCTCGGGGTGAAGTGGCACAAAGTTTTCGCCTCCGCAGAGATTCATTCGCCCAACCGATGAAAGTGCGAGCGGCTCTCTCTTGTGTTGATATTCGCGCGCTGTACCAACAGAAGCCAGGAAGCCGATGTTTGACTTGCGAGTGGGCAAAAACCGCAGTGTAAATCTCAAGTGAAGCTGCAGCGAAAAACGTGCATTTTACGCCCATGCTTCTTGgtgtacatttatttatattgactTTGCTAATGCGagagaaatcaatattttgaaatagaagaaaaataagtgCTTGAAAAtcttatattaatattttttaatctaaattaattcagtgAAGTATAGATTAAATCATGTAGTGAAACAGGTGCTTTGGTTAATAAGGAATATTTACTGTTATTAAACAGTTGCAAGTAAACCCTAGAAGAAGAAAATccataactttttttattaaattgtgttAGATTTTTACTCTAAGATGAACACTTATTTATCTTCTACTTATTAACGCTGTGAGAGACGTCATCGTCGAAATTTCGACGAATTGTCATTTcaaaggtaaataattttgtgtaatCGTCGTAACATGCTGAGTCTATGTAACTCCCACACTCTATTCGACAACTAAACAAACATAGTTAAACCTCATCCTATCTCGTCCTGCTATTTTAGCAACAACAATATCTCCATACCCTAATTTCCACAGCCCGTAGACATAACAACAATATCATTTGATATTCAAAATCATCGCGTTTCGCGTTGCTTTTCGCTGTTTCCGTCGCTGCCTTTCGCCGTCCAGCAGATTTATTGACACGGGCAATTTGCTAAACGCAAAGTAGAGGCTGCTCTTCGTGCGGATCGTGCTCTGAAATTCCCCTATCATTAGTTTAAGTGCAGCCAtaagtcaaaataaaagcaagcgATATCCATCTATTGTTTGCTCTGTGCTGAACGCATGCTAATGTCTGTATTAGACCCCATCAAACGAAACTCGCCAACTTCATGGGCTCATTTTTTCACGCGGGACGTAACTTTCATTTGCAGTTGTTGACTCCCAGCCAGCACCCATAGCAAGAATGCTTTTGGAGCGtggctcgcatttttaatttctcattaaaGGAAATTTCTTTCTAGAATGCAGGCTTCATTGGTCAACACGTAATCAATTTCATTGTTTCTACTTCCTCATTTTTGTAACAGTGACTTGTTAGCAAGCAATGGCCAGTCAGCAGAAATGGTATAATTCgtaaattttgttacaaatgAAGCAGAGGTTTGAAGTTATTAAAGAATGTAACGAAGGATTCcctaatgttttaaatataaaaatttctattgCTTTTCATTACGTTCATATTGTGCCTGagtaaaaatacttttaatacTATTTTTCCGTTTTGATTTTACCTGCCAAAATAACATCGTCTTCTTTTTGTAAAGCAATGCATCGTTGCCTGGACATTTCGGGTTTGTGTGTTTAACTTGGAGTTTTTTGGTGGTAAATTTTTCTAGGTGTGTCAAACATTGATTGGTCTGGGATGTGCACACTTTTTGAAAGTGGGTAAACCACCTACCTAGGATTGCAAGCAGCGAAGAAGTGCTCTAACAAGAAGTGTTATCACTTTCATATTCGCAAACACAGTTTTTGAGAACGCGTGTCTAACCATCTTCTAAAAAAGAGTGTGTTCTCCTGAAGGTTCTCTTGACGCACACGATAATGATGGATAGTTACGCTCGGCAAACAAAACAAGGACCGCGTGCAGCAAGACTCGctctcaaaatttgtttgctttttgctgCGAACGCTAACTTTCTTAACTCGCGGGTAATAAGGTATATTCAAGGTTGTTTGATTATGAATAAGGCaagaattatttctatttcagTAACAAGTctagcagaaaaaatattggcttGTCACCTCGCAGCTGGCTCGGGTACAAATCGAAGTAAACGCGTGCGTTGGAACAAAAATGCTCGTCGCGGGCACATTGTAATAAAACTGCGTGCGGCTGGGAGACGAGCGGCGCAATTTGATGAAGAGAAATCCGCCTGAATTCGATTTTCCACTTGATTCTGACGTGCGCACGTCAAACCATCGCCGTCTCCAACCCATCATATGAATATGCACGCAAACAAATTGCAGAAGgaaacaaaagtgaaaacaaaCCAGTGACCTTTcttcgcatttttttttttttgtttcaagttCACAAGAGCGTAAGAAATTTCTCTCACAATCTGAATACCTTATCAGCATTTGCATCACTTGAAGGAGAGCAATGGTAAGTTTTCAGAccgataaattttgtttagctTGCGTAACTCAACTTGCTGACAAGTCTCAAGTGATTAGAAAATTACAGTGGAGTTGCCGAGAGCTAACAGCGAGTTTTAACAGAGAAGTTTCGTATTCTCTCTGCGACTCTCATGCGTGGAGACTAAATAGGTGATGATATGCTGAGGTCATTGCGGGTCAGTTAATTTGAAGCAGGTTAACTAGTCGAGAAAGAACGAAAGGCTGATCTTTCACCGTAAAAAGGCTGTTTACTAAAATCCAGGCTGgatttctgcaaaataaaataaaagataaacaCGGCGActcttgtaaaaaatttaactgcggCAGATCTGAATCAAGCTGTACATATACACACCAGCAGGATCATTGACGACGTGGATCTCACTTAAAAGCTCTTTAAATGCCGAGGATGCGTAAATCCAGTCTCTATTTTGTGACATTGGCCTAGGGTCAACTGTTGACCAATGCTACTCGGATCTACTTGACCTTATCTGCTGATTGGAGGTATTAAAAATAGAGACAACTTGAGCTATGTCATCTTGAATGCAAGTATaaacttcaaaataatttttatacctttttaatattcttccagtatttttttaccagATGTGACTTCAAGCATCTCttaattttatacattttttatattcagtAAAAATCTACATTTTCTCATAACTTATAAAATTCACTGaatttattcgatttttaatatttgataacGTATTAGTTCTGCACTAACAATATTTAGAGTATTAATCTACAaagttttgatatttattgccaaaatatttcttatcaGTTTAAAAGTTgcctcaaatatttatttatttgttgtagAGCTATTATTATTCTTAATCGCTTAATCAAGTTGATGAAATTGTATCTAAATAGAAGGACTACTTCCCGTGACCTGGGGCTTGAAGGCTAGCCATATGGGTGTGCTCTGTGATCCCCGAGGGATCTGGTACACGGCAACGGTCTGTCATGCACCTTCCACACTGACCAAGCACGCTGGCATGCATCAGCAGGACATTGCTTTCCTGCCTGAGTCTGGTTTCTGCTGCCCTATTCTTTGGCGTCCCTATTGATAAGTCACTTCAGCTGCTTTATATGGAGGTATATCAACCCTTAACTCGGTGCACCACTCCTGTCTTCCAGTTTTTTGACGAGgaatgttttttcttcaaaacgCGTCTCCCAAAGGTATAGAGACGACAGTATTAATTCATGTGCCATAgtcttattttgaaaaattaatactaaatACACtggaaagtgcaaaaaacaagcaagtggcgagtcggcgtgCTCCTTCCAGCCTGTTCAGCTATTTGAgtatttcgagtcactaaataTACTATAGCTTATTATCGTTTATATAAAATCGTCGGTTAacgtatttttctttttcatgagGCCAcgttgtttacatttttattttcatttataatcTTTTACCTTAgacactttttaataaaattataaagtaCTTCTCTCTATATAcacgaaaaatattcaattaaattatagcaTTATATAAGCTAAGTAATTTGTGTTTAGGCTTTATTTGCATAcataagattattttttataatatgaacATTATCACAATTTGATCGTTGGAACCGTCAAGTCAATTAGCACTCTCTCGTAATTGAAACCTCACAACCAAAGATAATCCCTGACCCTTTGAATTTCCAGCTTTCGCTCAGCTCGGACTGCGGATTTTTTGCTAGCCAGTTATTGAAGTGTCACGTGCATATTGGAATAGAAATGCGGTTCCTGCTTGGGTCGACGGCTTGCACGTGACGTCCTTGGCCCATATTCGCAAGCGTCTGCACCCAGCACATTCTATCTTGCCTAGGAGGAAGTGTGCTCACCAAACAAAGAGGAGGTGATACATTTCATTTCGACCCGCACACGCGAGCGAtcacttcaaattaaaaataaacaagacgTAACTCAGCAAGGGTTTCGTAAAAAAAGATCTGCATTCATGCTTCgtgtttgcaatttatttgttggtgCCGCACATTTTGCCCATTCGTCACATTTCCCGTGATTCCGGGTTGAGGcggaaaaattggatttgccGCTCTGcgtccgcccgccgccgccgataaAATGTGAATATACAAAATGTGTCGTGCAGAGCGGGatttgcgagcgagcgaggaaaAGTTGCTGAACGAGATAAGCGTTTTTGCAGCATCCCTTTGGCGCCGTCCTTTCGCAGCTTTCGCCgataaatgtaataaaatccACACGCTCCGAAGAGAAGCTGAAATGGTGAAACTTTAGATCGGCGGGTGCAGCAACTAAAACTAATTGCAAGAGAGGAAACTTTGcctaatttagttttgaaacgCCGACGCGGCAGCAGTCATGCCCGCGCGCCTTTTGTGCAAACAAGCGAACAACACATTCTTGCAATCTGAAACAATTAATCTCACCGGTGCATAATTCTTGATACATTTTTACCGGTGAGAAGcctctttatttaattactgtACCCAATTCAGGCCATCTCCTTCATCTAAGTGTCCATTAAGACATCATTACATTCATTTTGGAAGTGAAGCTTACGagttttccatttcaaaataaatttcttgttaCCTGCAACGGgcagaaaaagatttttatccTGGTCCGCATAGCTCGACAACCAAACTCGAATTTCCTAGCAATGCAATTTTAGATCATTAGGGAATTTAAGTTGAGTGGCAATTATATTGAACTTAAAAGAAAGGCGTCGTTTTTGAGTAGGTTCTAACAATAAGTTTTGTCTCTTTAGTTAAACTTAATTCTTATAGCATGGAGCCAAGATTCAATTTGAACAGAATTGAAATAAGTTACAATAGGCAATCGCCGTTTTGCACGACCAATGCATTGAGACTGCATATTAAGCAGCCACATAAGTGcggttgaaaagaaaaattcagtcTCATCGCGATAAAAACTGCGCCTCTCGCTGCGTGTTTTTGTCCAGATTCCACTTTTGAAAGCTGCATTCAGGCAGGTAAGCAGGTAGGCAGGTCTTTTAAAAGCCATTAAGAGAAGCGTCGAAATGTGCTGATCTCGAGCGTCAATCATGGATTTTCGCGGCCTTTTCACACTTGCTCCTTGCTTAATTACTGAACATTACTGGACACAATTTCACTTTTATAACGGTCAAACCTTTTTACGGCTTTTCGTTGCTTGGAAATTGAAATCAGCTGCGCACGCTACGTTGCGTAACTCGCGGCTTAAAACACTTTCTTCGACTGAGAGAGGGCGAGTGTCAAATATATTGAATTCGAAATCAAACGCCAGGCTGAAGGTGCTATATACAGTGTAACGCAATGTCTTTATTCATTAACTGACTCGGACAAACCAGATGTGGGCAACAgatattatatgtatttattgtaaTAGAGTAATTGCGCGCTTATTGTTGATGCAGCACTACTACCCGGTTTTACACACAGCAATTACATCACGACGAAAatggaaagagagaaagacaGAGAGATAAGGTCGGTCGGACGAAAAGACACGTTTCAAAAAATAACAGAGGCGCCGCAACTCGGAACTTGACCCAGCCACTCTTTCTCCAATAGGTCGAATGATTCTTTTGATATGGGAGCGGTTAGAGGTTCAGAGTTGCAGCCGCCGGTCCGTCAAAATAGACACGAGATTTCATTTGTGTACATTTATCAagataattgttttttcctccTGGAATGTTTAGTCGATATAGAGATATCTTAATGAGAGTAATTGAAGAAGTCGTAAACTTTGGAGTCACGTCTAGCAGCCGTCGATTTCAAACTGGTGTATTAATGGAAATCAGTCTAATAATAGCACAATTAAGTACGAATAAGCTAATTGTTaagtaattataaaatgaaagcTTCTACTCgatcaaacagaaaatttctCAACGACAAATGTTTAGTTTGAAATCGTAGTTACTGGACattgtgtaatttttataattaggGGAGTGCTGTTGGGGTTTAATGAGACATCAAGAGACGTTCCTTTGTGTTTGGCTCGTCGAAGTGCTTAGAGCCTTCAGCAGTTTCAGGGCTGATCTCCCGCTTGAAGAAATAGCGCTTCTCGTATGCATTGGCAGCCGCGTTCCTTTCCAGATCACCCTCGAACAACTggaacagaaaaattacaaattaactTATGAAATGCACAAGATGAATAACTGAATGTTTGTTCATATATTAAAAACGAGATTTTGCCAATTGTTCATTCATGCAAGGAACCCCTATTTCCTCCAGAcaactattaatttttcaggaaaaaaatatattttggctTCCCCGAGGAGTAATGAACAGCTTGGTAGCTTCATCTTAAgacgcaaataatttttaacaatgagGGTTAGAATAATTTGCAACCCGCGCATCCCCTTTGTAAGACAGGTTGCATAGATCCAAATAACTCCTCTCTAGCTCTGCTATTCATTAGCTGCTCCTATCGAACGAAGTCATCCACTTTCCTTGTGTGCCTAGCAAAACTTTCCATTTCGGCTGAAGAAGCGCCTTTATTGATGActtaattcaagaaaattgataTCGGAAGATCTAAAGGAACATAATGCGCCATCGTAACTTAGGTAATAGACTAAAAGTGAAAGGCCGGGCTCGTTTTTCGGCTGAAAAGCCGCATATCTGCAGGAGAGTGTGCgttttgatgtttatttttcggtAAAATAGCGTCTGGCCAATCACACATGCGTGCACAGCTTTTCATCAATAAACGCGACGTCGCCGGCGGGCCGGCGAGCTGTATTGAATAATAGCGCACCAATGGAAACGTTAAACGTTGCAGAACGGATGcgaaattgaatatattagTCAAGTCGTGATTTGACACTTTCCCTGCAGAGCTCGTGATTTTTAAGGCATCTCGTTAAAAATCTGTGTTGTCGTGTCAGGTCGAGTTTACAACGCGCGAAGGtgtattttatattcttttgttaaaaactaCATAAAAATGGAGTACATGGCACTCGAACTGCACGGAATTTGTTTATTCCACGGCTAAACCAATGTAATGATCTGAAATCTATTCCAAACTTATCTCACATCTCTACGGGCCATTTTCACTAGAAAGCAAACTGCATTGTTCGTCTTTTGACTGATTTCCATAAAAGAGCGGCGCACTCCGTGAGTCACTCGCAACAGCTTGCTTGTTTCCTCTCAAAATCAGCTGGGAGCACAAACATTCGTAATAATGTGCAAAAGTGTGCCGTGGACGCTTGGTTGCCTCTAGCTTGTAATTTTCATGCACAATTAATCTGCATAAGTGTGCACGGCcaacaaacaacaacaacaacgcaGAAAATTGCACTCAATGGAGAGCTTTGCGCTCCTCTACAGACAGTAAAATCTAATTCAATTAGTTTAACTGGGAATCCTGCGGTGGACGGCTTTTTACTGCCTAGAGTTTgtttaaaagcaattattgtTAGACGATTCTACTGTGTAACATAATAAACTTTACTGAAACTTctttttatctatttaaattcatttctcttCTAATAGAGTTGTTCGCCAGTTCTGTTCAATCGTTTTTTATCTATCTTTAGCAATACAAATCATCCCTTGAaacgtttgattttaaatacaatagaGTTTACCTCATATTGGGTTCCATAATTATTCATTGAGCTAGAAGAAATCTCTTATTAGAGGATTAGAgcgttttctaaaattaaaactaaaatattgaaGCTTCGGTGTCCTGACAGCTCACTATGTAAGTAGTTACTTAAGGGCCCGTATTGCTTTTTTTCCTTGTTGAACAAAAGAAGCGACATTGTGTTTTCTCGACAAAGAACTACATAAAGTACATGAAGTTGCATCATAATGAGAGGTTTCGTCTTAAATAGAGCACCAGGCGCACTTTCCTGCGGCAAGGAGATGCGCTTGTTTCGGTCATACACAATTAATTAGCATATTTATGCAAACGGCGTACATTATTCAACAGAGAGTCGGAAGTCACTGAGAATACACGTGTTATCTCTCATAATTAGACTGGGGAAGAAAGAAGAAAGGGTCATTCCTGCGGCTGAAACTCCTCTTACGTCCGGTGAAGAAGTTGCGACACGCGGCGAGAAAAAGATTCGCCGCGGTGGAGAGTGCGAGAGAATTCCCCACGAAATTCATTGTAATGTGCCGCATATACGTCAGCGTGAAAGAAACTGCACGTCGCCGTGTGACTGACGCGACTGAGTGAGTGtactttataaataataattttctcacatTAGCTAATGCGCGGGTGCTTTCGTGCCTCCGCGTGTGTGGCCATTACGATTCCGTCTGCGCTGCCATTCCCAGCaccattgataaaaaaagagcGAACAATGCGCAGTGATTCTAATTTTCGCGCGTGCACGGCGAGGAAGTGCAAAAATTACCACTACCCGTGTTTAATTAATCTTCAAGCCAACATCGAATTAACATTTCACTCTGTGTCACGCTAGAGAAGCAACTGTTGCGATTGAAACACCAACTGGTTGCTCCCGTGCTCGACCACATTCCTAAAGTGATTAAAATTAGCTTCCTTGTCGTCCCAATCGTTTCGACTGCATGTGCAAGACCTGCTCTGATTTCACTTGTGGGGACATTTCGACATTTAAGGAACTTAACTACTTGAAATTCAAGTCAATTTGGATTGCGGCTTAATTCTGATGATAATTGCTCTATAAAAAGCTGGCTTCCGCTCTTAATATGTGCACACATTGTACGGGGAAAACACACATTTTCTTGCCTTAAcacaaactgttttttaaattactttaggATTATATAAGTTCTGAGATAATTATTTCAGATAAATGTTATGTTATGCTCGAAGCTTCTGAATTTTCAAAGTAGATTGAATTTAGACATAACACCACagaatttgctaaaaatatgcACGACTCTGCTTCTATTCCTGGTAAAAAGAATGAAATCTATTTCACCATTTTTGtaacaggaaaattaattaacttttaaaagaaaccataaaatgtcaaattacTAATGCTGTGGGCGTGTACACTTTACGTGCGTGCAGCTACTGCAGAAAATTCCGCTTGAAGCATAATGCACCAGCAAACGTTACGTGCTATGGGTTTGCGAAAAATAAACTCCATAAAACGCTCTGGCAGTAAAAATGCGATAAAGCAGGCAGCGGCGGCTTCTTTTACGCAAGGGTCCATCAAAACGAACCACTAACCGATGAAATTACAGGCTGCCGAGCATAAATTGGTGCTGTATGCCACCAAAGGAGTAATCGAACAACAGCTCTGAAATTATGCTTTCGGGCAGTAAAACTGCGCGGCATGCTGTTTTTCACATCTCTTCCGTTACAGCTTTATAGACGCTAGCAAAGAGcatgatttcaattttgtttattacatATTCCGTCATCATGGCAAGATTGTGTTACTGggtgatatttttcacttcaatACCTCTTCAGAAAAACTGAATACTTAAGAAAGAATTAGCGGAAGTACTTCGTAGCAAAGAAACttgcgtttaaattttataatttcatttgaaactctgagaatcaattgaaaaatatatgtattatatatttaaattagtgaGAATATCTGAAACAtatatgttatttaaattctcaccTATAAATTTAcgcaactttaaatttaaaaaaaaatactcaagtttactttattatttaaataaaaaataaaatataaaacaaaacaaaatatattaataattgtatTAAGCTAAAAAAGTTTAGAGAatactgtaaaaatatatattaattgcaaTCAACTAGTATATTTAcgcaaattagaaaaattccattCCGCGCGTTGCGGAACTAGCCAAAGCTACGAAAAATATTACTGCGGTCCATGACGAGGTCGTAAAACACTGTGATTCGAGACCGGTGTGCGGGAGAAAAGTGCACGCGATGTGCTCTGCTGGGTGAAAGTGCACGCGGCGGCGCATCCTTCTTCCTCTTTTCCTCccatttatttgtattcattatagccgcgcgcgcgtcgttctcattgtcagtcagtGCTGATGATGGCAAATAAAAGCAGCGTAATTGCCACGCGAGATCATTTCCCTGCCCGCCGGCTTCTCTTTTGCTGGGAAACATTATTCCGCGCATCATTACCCGGAGTTGTATCGACTTCACTCACTGATAACAAACCTCTTTGTCCAGCTTATTATGGACTCAATTCATTAGTAAATGTGCAAAATCATTTGCGGCTAATTAGAGACAGTAGATAGATTTAACACAATGGCTCTGCTCAGTTTGGATTTTATCAGGCTAGATGGCTTGaaggggaaaaaataaaaagaaaagttatCTGGCACATTCTCTAACTGGACAGCTGCTGTTTCGACCCCTCAGGCCTCATAAGCAGTAATTTCTGCAAATTCAGAGTTTACAGAGTttattatatgaaattttaaattgctagtCGTCAAATGGACCGAGACAAAATTTACTACTGCTGTCCAAtctaaaagcatttttgaaaCACATTTATATTCCAGAATCCCGgtgtattgaaaaatataatcctTGGGGAAATTTatcgcaattttaaaaatggcgcAGTGGCTATAAGAATGGGTGTGGCttattattttggtaaaatgctTGAATTTATCAGACATCGTCCAggtaaattttctttacagtggattttaaaaattcaaattagtagcttttcataaaatatatattggtCTGTTATTTCAGATgttaaagggaaaataaaaccacaagatgaaatgaaaattttgttcaagatTGCATGGTCAGGAAAtcgaaatataattcaaattcatggatattgagatattttattttccttttttgcatcttaaaaattgtgctACCGACGTTAGcttatatttcataaatttcattgctgGAAAATATGCTAAATTTGGAGTTTTAACATATTGGTCATCtgtttatttgatattaaattatcgattttcAGAGAAGAAGGAAActgaagagaagaaaattaaacaaaaaaatcaggaaagaTGTATTTTGAGCAAGAATTTGCCCTAATTTATTCGTTCTCTCCCGATCATCACTAAAAGGAATGTATTggtttaatagaaaattagaaaattaatttaagtaaacCCTTAGTCATCATAATATCCATTCAATATCTCTTACGAACACGAATCTTACTATCTAAAACACTTATGAATGTTAGAGCCCCCAAAACGTTGATCTTTGACACGCCGCAATCGCGGGTATGAATCTTTCGGTGCCTGCTGAGAGCAAGAACAATCGACACAACATCATGACCTTTGCCAAACAATGATgagaagcagaaaaatatatcGATCAGAAAACAAACATCAACGGAGATAATTATCTTTCAGCGAGATGCGCGCTGGTGCAGTGAACGAGTGAACCTGACGGTTGATCTCATATTCTTCATTATTTCCTTTCATCAAATGGCATTTTCCGCTGTCGTAATTGCTCGGCTGCCATCAATAATTGGCGGCAGCGTAAATCTCCGCTCGCGAACAAATGTAATTAATATCTGCGAGCGTCGTAAATCACCAAGCTGTCGCCGTGCGCCATGCAATTTCTCCGAGCCGAGTGGAAAGGATGCGACGGCGGTGGCCAAGCGCGGAAACGTGTTTTGCTGCAGAGGAAAACAATGCTGATTGCGTGTAAACACAATTTGCGAAACGATTGCCCGCAGCCTgcctaattgatttttaattgtgtgcAGAACCAGGCAGGTCCGATCTCTACTTGCTTCCCATTATTATTCAATGTAAATTTGCCCAGCCTGCTTGACCAGTCGTGTTTTGTATTTTGCATAGCGGCTCTTTTGATGCTGGCGTATGGGCACGAACAAAATTTCCCCGGTGGTTTATTTAGGACCAGCCAACATTCATAATTGGTTCCGATTACAAACAGAGCCAGTGAACCGAAATCCGTTGAATGCGTGGGATGagtgttttgaattattctaAACAATCTCAAACAATATACGAATCGCAATAAGATATTAGCGG
It encodes:
- the LOC135936892 gene encoding uncharacterized protein LOC135936892 → MASSSSSLRHLLVACALLAVVAVLLSPTEARYLPTRGQDDRLDRLRELLKDLFEGDLERNAAANAYEKRYFFKREISPETAEGSKHFDEPNTKERLLMSH